A portion of the Echeneis naucrates chromosome 5, fEcheNa1.1, whole genome shotgun sequence genome contains these proteins:
- the cox6c gene encoding cytochrome c oxidase subunit 6C gives MSLPKPVMRGMLAKRLRIHLPLAFAFAFGCAFAYKYAVAEPRKRAYTEFYKQYDAVKEFDAMRAAGIFESVRPSGE, from the exons ATGTCTCTACCAAAGCCTGTGATGAGGGGGATGCTGGCCAAGCGTCTAAGGATTCACTTGCCACTTGCTTTCGCTTTCGCTTTCGGTTGTGCATTTGCTTACAAG TATGCAGTGGCAGAGCCGAGGAAACGGGCCTACACTGAGTTCTACAAGCAGTACGACGCTGTCAAAGAGTTCGACGCCATGAGGGCGGCCGGCATCTTCGAGAGCGTGCGGCCCTCTGGGGAGTAA